Proteins encoded by one window of Gordonia jinghuaiqii:
- a CDS encoding TetR/AcrR family transcriptional regulator, with protein MQSGDSVTRTRILRAARPVVERFTVSKFSMEDVARAAGIARQTIYKHFSGKDDLLIAMYIEQLQEMNENLRDVAAGTPSPEQLVTIFIEELRAAQEFPLFDSMLEPTIAPRMAEMVFRSEAMFHARNEFWFPVLRRYLNEGVIARDLDFSAAVRWITYQEFWFLTHPTVLTTNPEERVEYVRNFIVRALLAR; from the coding sequence ATGCAGTCGGGAGATTCGGTGACGCGCACACGGATTCTGCGCGCCGCGCGCCCAGTGGTCGAGCGGTTCACCGTGAGCAAATTCAGCATGGAGGACGTGGCCCGCGCCGCGGGCATCGCCCGCCAGACGATCTACAAGCACTTCTCCGGGAAAGACGATCTGCTGATCGCGATGTACATCGAGCAGCTTCAGGAGATGAATGAGAACTTGCGCGACGTCGCGGCCGGAACTCCTTCGCCTGAGCAACTGGTGACAATCTTCATCGAGGAGCTTCGGGCGGCACAGGAGTTCCCACTGTTCGACTCCATGCTGGAACCCACCATCGCCCCCCGGATGGCCGAGATGGTGTTCCGGTCGGAGGCAATGTTCCACGCTCGGAACGAGTTCTGGTTCCCCGTCCTGCGCCGATACCTGAACGAGGGCGTGATCGCTCGCGACCTCGACTTCTCCGCGGCCGTCCGCTGGATCACCTACCAGGAGTTCTGGTTTCTCACCCACCCGACAGTGCTGACAACCAATCCCGAGGAGCGGGTTGAGTACGTCAGGAACTTTATCGTTCGTGCCCTGCTGGCTCGGTGA
- a CDS encoding XdhC family protein, with protein sequence MRDVLRSLIDLIDRDDARPVALCRVVGTTGSAPRELGAAMIVTADDAVIGSVSGGCVESALVHTARDVLDTGTAVVEHFGVDDPDDPAPGLTCGGQIEVFVERVEPSAERRAQLTRLATALAADQPIAWATTLTAQPDWYLATETSQPPWRHLDRDVADLLATGRTGLVGVDDCDAERARPDRRPRTFVQTFAPTARLILVGANDFVRALSSLGATLGMRVTVVDARPVFATAERFPDADEVIVGWPDRYLAEQIRDRRVSGTTAVCVMTHDPKFDVPTLRTALAAPTFGFIGALGSRRTVDDRNRRLREAGVDDAQLARLRSPLGLDLGGHTPAEVAVAIAAQLIAERHNASATPLHLGDGPIHHR encoded by the coding sequence ATGCGCGACGTCCTGCGGTCCCTGATCGATCTGATCGATCGCGACGACGCGCGTCCGGTCGCGTTGTGTCGCGTGGTCGGGACGACGGGATCGGCACCGCGCGAGCTGGGCGCGGCGATGATCGTCACCGCCGACGACGCGGTGATCGGGTCGGTGTCGGGTGGCTGCGTCGAATCCGCGCTCGTCCACACCGCCCGTGACGTCCTCGACACCGGCACGGCGGTTGTCGAACACTTCGGCGTCGACGACCCCGACGATCCGGCACCCGGCCTGACCTGCGGTGGGCAGATCGAAGTGTTCGTCGAACGTGTCGAACCGAGCGCGGAACGTCGGGCGCAACTGACTCGCCTTGCCACCGCGCTCGCCGCCGATCAACCCATCGCCTGGGCTACGACACTGACCGCCCAACCCGACTGGTACCTGGCCACCGAGACCTCGCAGCCGCCGTGGCGACACCTCGACCGCGACGTCGCCGATCTGCTCGCCACCGGCCGCACCGGACTCGTCGGCGTCGACGACTGCGACGCCGAACGCGCCCGGCCCGACCGACGTCCCCGGACCTTCGTGCAGACCTTCGCACCGACAGCGCGATTGATCCTGGTCGGCGCCAACGATTTCGTCCGAGCGCTGAGCTCGCTCGGAGCGACCCTGGGAATGCGTGTCACGGTCGTCGACGCTCGCCCGGTGTTCGCGACCGCCGAGCGGTTCCCCGACGCCGACGAGGTGATCGTCGGCTGGCCCGATCGCTATCTGGCAGAACAGATCCGGGATCGGCGGGTCAGCGGCACGACCGCCGTCTGCGTGATGACACACGACCCCAAGTTCGACGTCCCGACACTGCGAACGGCACTCGCCGCACCGACGTTCGGGTTCATCGGCGCACTCGGATCACGACGGACCGTCGACGACCGGAACCGTCGCCTCCGTGAAGCAGGAGTCGACGACGCACAACTCGCCCGCCTGCGCTCACCCCTCGGACTCGACCTGGGCGGTCACACCCCCGCCGAGGTGGCTGTCGCCATTGCGGCGCAACTCATCGCCGAGCGCCACAACGCCTCGGCCACACCGCTTCACCTGGGGGACGGGCCGATACACCACCGGTGA
- a CDS encoding SDR family NAD(P)-dependent oxidoreductase, protein MNIDQSSVVVTGGASGLGLATAQALGKAGAAVVIVDLPASRGEEVAAEIGAQFAPADVTDEAAVNAALDLAESAGKPIRAVVHCAGSGHTLRVLDKQGEPAPLEHYTKVITTNLIGSFNVLRLAAARMARNESVDGERGVVIMTASVAAFEGQIGQIPYASSKAGVVGMTIVAARDLAGKQIRVATIAPGIFETPLLGRLSQEVRDSLGASVPHPKRLGSPSEYAMLAAHIIENPMINGETIRLDGAIRMAPR, encoded by the coding sequence ATGAATATCGACCAGTCTTCGGTGGTTGTCACCGGAGGGGCTTCCGGCCTGGGATTGGCCACGGCTCAGGCGCTCGGGAAGGCCGGCGCCGCCGTGGTGATCGTCGACCTGCCGGCGTCACGCGGCGAGGAGGTGGCAGCTGAGATCGGAGCGCAGTTCGCTCCCGCCGATGTCACCGACGAAGCGGCCGTCAATGCCGCCCTCGACCTGGCTGAGTCGGCCGGTAAACCCATCCGAGCCGTGGTTCACTGCGCAGGTAGCGGGCACACGTTGCGCGTCCTGGACAAGCAGGGTGAACCTGCGCCGCTCGAGCACTACACGAAGGTCATCACGACCAATCTGATCGGATCGTTCAATGTGCTGCGCCTCGCCGCGGCTCGAATGGCTCGCAACGAGAGTGTCGATGGCGAACGAGGGGTCGTCATCATGACCGCATCAGTTGCGGCGTTCGAAGGGCAGATCGGCCAGATTCCGTACGCATCGTCGAAGGCCGGCGTCGTGGGTATGACCATCGTGGCGGCGCGGGATCTCGCCGGCAAGCAGATCCGTGTGGCGACAATCGCTCCCGGAATCTTCGAGACCCCGCTGCTGGGTCGCCTGTCGCAGGAGGTTCGGGATTCGCTGGGTGCCTCGGTACCCCATCCGAAGCGACTCGGCTCGCCGAGCGAGTACGCGATGCTGGCAGCGCACATCATCGAGAATCCGATGATCAACGGTGAGACCATCCGCCTCGACGGAGCGATCCGTATGGCGCCGAGGTGA
- a CDS encoding thiolase family protein, protein MNEAVIIDAVRSPLGKGKAGGSLAGLHAVELLSQTIKNLLSRVDLDPALIDDVLVGCVQQVGEQAGNIGRMAWLSAGLPQHVPATTVERKCGSSQQAAHFAAQGIMAGVYDFAIVAGVESMSRIPMGTSTVGMDPYGPGVAERYAPGLVPQGVSAELIASRWKLDREQQDRYAARSHERALNREDRGDVRAEIVPIRVVGEDGGERIVDTDETPRRGTTAEKLAGLQPAFVRTKADDRFPEISWSVTAGNSSQITDGASAMLVANAAVAERLGLVARARFHSFAVAADDPVLMLTGPIPATKKVLSRSGLSLEDIDHYEINEAFAPVPLAWQAEFDADPERLNPAGGAIALGHPLGASGARLMTTMLTNLEQTGGRYGLQSMCEAGGMANATIIERLG, encoded by the coding sequence ATGAATGAAGCGGTAATCATCGATGCGGTCAGGTCGCCCCTCGGAAAGGGGAAGGCCGGCGGGTCGCTGGCTGGTCTGCATGCTGTCGAGCTCTTGTCACAGACGATCAAGAATCTGTTGTCGCGCGTGGACCTGGATCCGGCATTGATCGATGACGTCCTGGTCGGTTGTGTTCAGCAAGTCGGTGAGCAAGCAGGGAACATCGGGCGGATGGCCTGGTTGTCGGCCGGTCTCCCGCAACACGTTCCGGCGACGACCGTCGAGCGGAAATGTGGCTCCAGCCAGCAGGCAGCTCACTTTGCCGCTCAGGGGATCATGGCCGGTGTCTACGACTTCGCGATCGTTGCGGGCGTCGAGTCCATGAGCAGGATTCCGATGGGGACCTCGACGGTCGGGATGGACCCCTACGGTCCAGGTGTGGCCGAGCGTTACGCACCCGGGCTCGTTCCTCAGGGTGTCTCGGCCGAGCTCATCGCCTCCCGATGGAAACTCGATCGTGAACAGCAGGACCGCTACGCGGCGCGGTCGCATGAACGTGCGCTCAACCGCGAGGATCGTGGAGACGTGCGCGCCGAGATCGTGCCGATCCGGGTGGTGGGTGAAGACGGTGGGGAGCGCATCGTCGACACCGATGAGACGCCACGTCGTGGTACGACCGCAGAGAAGCTCGCCGGCCTGCAGCCCGCCTTCGTCAGGACGAAGGCAGACGATCGATTCCCGGAGATCTCGTGGTCGGTGACAGCGGGCAATTCGTCCCAGATCACGGACGGAGCATCAGCCATGCTGGTGGCCAACGCCGCAGTGGCGGAACGGCTCGGCCTCGTTGCACGCGCGCGGTTCCATTCGTTTGCGGTGGCTGCGGACGATCCGGTCCTGATGCTGACGGGCCCGATCCCCGCCACCAAGAAGGTGCTGAGTCGCTCGGGTCTGTCACTCGAGGACATCGACCACTACGAGATCAACGAGGCGTTCGCTCCGGTGCCTCTCGCCTGGCAGGCCGAATTCGACGCCGACCCGGAACGACTCAACCCGGCCGGTGGCGCAATCGCGCTCGGACATCCGCTGGGCGCTTCGGGGGCGCGCCTGATGACGACGATGTTGACGAATCTCGAACAGACCGGGGGGCGTTACGGACTGCAGTCGATGTGCGAGGCAGGCGGTATGGCCAACGCGACGATCATCGAACGACTCGGGTGA
- a CDS encoding oxygenase MpaB family protein — protein MSPLTAQPRGLDVPEVVPPGRELRRTVNYEKAVATFGRSELEFLTSHYNTGDEIGYRAYKALKPLKGRGKEMFDKALSDGIESVPDAPQELIDLFESVDSVPDWVDWNQLHRGSVAYWRGGKIVVMTLAYAAIGAGFRTYGGSRPLVLSRRLIERDQVGRRLIETLRWAANSSKPGGMERRGDGFRMTMEVRWIHAAVRYHLSRNEHWDWDDWGLVVSNMDSLYTMGSLFAEAVVDALQKAGMKVTQRDKEDITALWRYVGHIMGIPEEVNFVDWADLKRKSAIVKMLEHPADEGCRALMKSLTDYMCEEEIEGYEVIPGPIDRRLDADQKRKLTYGLMRAWAGDEICEQLNIPNNRLRYLLPAAKPFVALYDRVTRLLPHDDEAKARAAIEAFGVAVQLREGETEVADADDVVTRLERNSSRANDILVKT, from the coding sequence ATGTCCCCACTCACCGCACAACCTCGCGGTCTCGACGTCCCCGAGGTCGTCCCGCCGGGCAGGGAGCTGAGGCGAACCGTCAACTACGAAAAGGCGGTGGCAACCTTCGGGCGCAGCGAGCTCGAGTTCCTGACCTCGCACTACAACACCGGTGACGAGATCGGCTACCGGGCGTACAAGGCGCTGAAGCCACTCAAAGGTCGCGGCAAAGAAATGTTCGACAAGGCGTTGAGTGACGGTATCGAGTCGGTGCCGGACGCGCCGCAGGAGCTGATCGATCTCTTCGAATCGGTTGACTCCGTGCCGGATTGGGTCGATTGGAACCAGCTGCATCGCGGCAGTGTCGCCTACTGGCGGGGCGGCAAGATCGTTGTGATGACGTTGGCCTACGCGGCAATCGGCGCCGGATTCCGTACCTACGGAGGGTCGCGACCGCTCGTGCTCAGTCGACGCCTCATCGAACGTGACCAGGTTGGGCGTCGACTCATCGAGACACTGAGGTGGGCGGCGAACTCGTCGAAGCCCGGGGGAATGGAACGCCGAGGCGACGGATTCCGAATGACCATGGAAGTCAGATGGATTCATGCGGCTGTTCGCTACCACTTGTCGCGCAACGAGCACTGGGACTGGGACGATTGGGGCCTGGTTGTCAGCAATATGGACTCCCTCTACACGATGGGAAGCCTCTTCGCCGAAGCGGTTGTCGACGCGCTGCAGAAGGCCGGGATGAAGGTCACCCAGCGGGACAAGGAGGACATCACCGCGTTGTGGCGCTATGTGGGCCACATCATGGGGATTCCCGAAGAGGTGAACTTCGTCGATTGGGCAGACCTCAAGCGGAAGTCGGCGATCGTCAAGATGCTCGAGCATCCGGCGGACGAGGGCTGCCGTGCGCTCATGAAATCCCTCACCGACTACATGTGTGAGGAGGAGATCGAGGGCTACGAGGTCATACCGGGTCCGATTGATCGGCGACTCGACGCCGATCAGAAACGCAAGCTCACCTACGGTTTGATGCGCGCGTGGGCCGGCGACGAGATCTGCGAACAACTGAACATCCCGAACAATCGGTTGCGTTATTTGCTGCCTGCGGCAAAGCCTTTCGTCGCACTCTACGATCGTGTGACCCGGCTCCTGCCACACGACGACGAAGCCAAAGCCCGCGCCGCTATCGAGGCGTTCGGCGTCGCGGTGCAACTGCGTGAGGGCGAGACCGAAGTCGCGGACGCCGATGACGTCGTCACGCGACTGGAACGCAACAGCTCCAGGGCGAACGACATTCTCGTCAAGACCTGA
- a CDS encoding enoyl-CoA hydratase/isomerase family protein, which produces MTIDVRSGASRVEVTVDNGLARVTLNRPEKKNAIGTEMWSALEEALAEIRNCSEVRVLILAGAGDTFCAGADLSSDQAQGKASTHRSQHERMQWFNTVVAELASLTVPTIAAVDGAAVGIGMNLALSCDFVIASERARFCEIFIRRALSVDGGGSWTLPRLVGMRKAKELCMLGESITASEALELGLVYRVVGVDALEASVDDLANRLRGFSPSALASTKALLNDSFSSSYSQALEAEARLQALNIAGPDFQAAVRAFAAKSRVG; this is translated from the coding sequence ATGACAATCGACGTGAGATCCGGAGCGAGTCGTGTCGAGGTCACTGTCGACAACGGGCTTGCTCGGGTCACATTGAACCGTCCGGAGAAGAAGAATGCCATCGGCACGGAGATGTGGTCGGCATTGGAGGAGGCGCTCGCGGAGATTCGGAACTGCTCGGAGGTCCGTGTCCTGATCCTCGCGGGTGCCGGTGACACGTTCTGCGCCGGTGCGGATCTCTCCAGCGACCAGGCCCAGGGCAAGGCCTCGACGCATCGGAGCCAGCACGAGCGGATGCAATGGTTCAACACCGTTGTCGCCGAGCTGGCTTCGCTGACGGTTCCGACCATCGCGGCCGTGGACGGTGCGGCCGTCGGAATCGGGATGAACTTGGCATTGTCGTGCGACTTCGTTATCGCATCCGAACGCGCTCGTTTCTGCGAGATCTTCATTCGACGCGCGTTGAGTGTCGATGGTGGCGGGAGCTGGACACTCCCGAGATTGGTCGGGATGCGCAAGGCCAAGGAGCTCTGCATGCTCGGTGAGTCCATCACCGCCAGCGAAGCACTCGAGTTGGGACTGGTCTACAGGGTTGTCGGGGTTGATGCGCTGGAGGCGTCGGTCGATGACCTGGCGAACCGTTTGCGCGGGTTCTCTCCCTCGGCGTTGGCCAGCACCAAGGCGCTGCTGAACGATTCGTTCAGCAGCTCGTACAGCCAGGCGCTCGAAGCCGAGGCCCGCTTGCAGGCGCTCAACATCGCGGGCCCCGACTTCCAGGCAGCGGTTCGGGCCTTCGCGGCGAAGAGTCGCGTCGGCTGA
- a CDS encoding zinc-binding dehydrogenase, whose translation MLSVYAVGASPTDPMSALEIGERPEPARREGWTTVEVKAASLNHHDIWALKGIGLPASRLPMILGSDGAGLDESGRRVIIHPVIDDGSTRSVLSERFNGTFASFVSVPTGNLIELPNTISFEEAACLPTAWLTAYRMLFERAKIGSDDLVLVQGASGGLSTALIMLAKASGARVWVTGTSAEARRFAADIGAEATFEVNARLPQHVDVVMDSVGAATWNHSLKCLRAGGTMVVPGATTGYEATINIALVFAKQLTIVGSSMGSLEQLADLTEFCSVNQIRPPVAATYSLGKADRGFLDMIDGRIRGKVVFTASS comes from the coding sequence ATGCTGTCCGTGTACGCGGTCGGCGCGAGTCCGACCGATCCCATGTCTGCTTTGGAAATCGGCGAGCGTCCCGAACCTGCTCGGCGCGAAGGGTGGACCACCGTAGAGGTCAAGGCTGCCTCGTTGAACCACCACGACATCTGGGCACTGAAGGGAATCGGGCTGCCCGCGAGCCGGCTTCCCATGATCCTGGGCTCTGACGGCGCCGGATTGGACGAATCGGGGCGGCGTGTCATCATTCATCCAGTCATCGATGACGGATCGACGAGATCGGTACTCTCCGAGCGCTTCAACGGGACCTTCGCCTCGTTTGTTTCGGTGCCGACCGGCAACCTCATCGAACTCCCGAACACCATCAGTTTCGAGGAAGCGGCGTGTCTTCCGACCGCGTGGCTGACCGCCTACAGAATGCTCTTTGAACGAGCCAAGATCGGGAGTGATGATCTCGTTCTGGTGCAAGGAGCGAGTGGTGGTCTGTCGACTGCGCTCATCATGCTGGCGAAAGCCTCCGGAGCGCGTGTGTGGGTGACTGGTACGAGTGCCGAGGCTCGTCGCTTCGCCGCGGATATCGGTGCCGAGGCGACCTTCGAGGTCAACGCGCGACTACCCCAGCACGTCGATGTGGTGATGGATTCAGTCGGAGCGGCTACGTGGAATCACTCTCTGAAGTGTTTACGGGCAGGCGGGACCATGGTGGTGCCCGGTGCCACAACCGGGTACGAGGCGACGATCAACATTGCACTGGTCTTCGCGAAGCAGTTGACGATTGTCGGGTCGTCGATGGGTTCGCTCGAACAGCTCGCCGACCTGACTGAATTCTGCAGCGTGAACCAGATCCGTCCGCCGGTAGCCGCAACCTATTCACTAGGCAAGGCGGACAGAGGATTCCTGGATATGATTGATGGTCGGATACGTGGAAAGGTCGTCTTCACCGCGAGTTCCTGA
- a CDS encoding flavin reductase family protein: MVGYVERSSSPRVPEDGRVPPPAPRPVGQSGTPHESPVEGRPTSEDIAKFAASSASGEVYACGAEGFLDSFVEGVALWSPSAVVHLERFTTDPAKEENTAPDGGADIFGDPHKVDCGPDSTLLCALRSHGVESPYACEEGTCGACICRLVKGEVLLRYNDVLDADELAEGVHSRLPGGAGRR, from the coding sequence ATGGTCGGATACGTGGAAAGGTCGTCTTCACCGCGAGTTCCTGAAGACGGGCGTGTGCCGCCGCCCGCTCCCCGTCCCGTCGGGCAATCCGGGACACCCCATGAGAGCCCGGTGGAGGGACGCCCAACTTCCGAGGACATCGCGAAGTTCGCGGCGTCGTCTGCCTCGGGCGAGGTCTACGCCTGTGGGGCTGAAGGATTCCTGGACTCCTTCGTCGAGGGAGTTGCGCTCTGGTCGCCGTCTGCTGTGGTCCATCTCGAGCGGTTCACCACTGATCCGGCCAAGGAGGAGAACACCGCACCGGATGGAGGTGCCGACATCTTTGGTGACCCGCATAAGGTCGATTGCGGCCCTGACTCCACGTTGCTCTGCGCGCTCAGGTCGCACGGAGTCGAGTCTCCATACGCCTGCGAAGAGGGCACATGTGGCGCGTGTATCTGTCGCCTCGTCAAGGGGGAGGTACTGCTGCGCTACAACGACGTACTGGACGCAGACGAGCTAGCAGAGGGGGTACATTCTCGCCTGCCAGGCGGTGCCGGGCGCCGATGA